The proteins below are encoded in one region of Hordeum vulgare subsp. vulgare chromosome 3H, MorexV3_pseudomolecules_assembly, whole genome shotgun sequence:
- the LOC123445331 gene encoding potassium transporter 5-like, producing MAEPLKTNGNGAAEGGSAFASVKVPPPPSPPRRLQRFDSLHMEAGMIPGGHSYAAKVGWPTTLHLAFQSLGVVYGDMGTSPLYVFSSTFTGGIKDTDDLLGVMSLIIYTVLLLPLMKYCFIVLRANDNGDGGTFALYSLISRYARISLIPNQQAEDATVSHYKLESPTNRVKRAHWIKEKMENSPKFKVILFLVTILATSMVIGDGVLTPCISVLSAVTGIKQSAKSLTQGQIAGIAIGILIVLFLVQRFGTDKVGYTFGPVIFIWFILIAGIGIYNLITHDTGILKAFNPKYIVEYFQRNGKDGWISLGGVILCITGTEAMFADLGHFNVRAIQIGFSAVLLPSVLLAYMGQAAYLRIYPEDVADTFYKSLPGPLYWPTFVVAVAAAIIASQAMISGAFAIIAQSQVLGCFPRVRVTHTSKKYHGQVYIPEINYALMILCVAVTAIFQTTDKIGNAYGIAVVFVMFITTLLVTLVMAMIWKTSLLWIALFPIIFGGAELLYLSSAFYKFVEGGYLPLGFAAILMLIMGTWHYVHVHRYKYELKNKVSNNYVAELATRRNLARLPGIGVLYSELVQGIPPILPHLVEKVPSIHSVLVITSIKFLPISNIETNERFLFRYVEPREYRVFRCVVRYGYNNKVEDPREFENLLIGNLKQFIHQESLYSESSHSLAGEDNAMEESGDAMEPSVEVQDARLPKRFVDGITASPVNGCMDEIEFIQRGMDDGVVHLLGETNVVAEQNAGLVKKIIVDYAYNFMRKNFRQPEKITCVPHNRLLRVGMTYEI from the exons ATGGCCGAGCCTCTGAAGACCAACGGCAATGGAGCCGCTGAAGGGGGCTCTGCGTTTGCGTCGGTGAaggtgccgccgccgccgtcgccgccgaggAGGCTGCAGAGGTTCGACTCCCTGCATATGGAGGCCGGGATGATCCCTGGTGGCCACAGCTATGCAGCCAAG GTTGGCTGGCCGACGACGCTGCACTTGGCCTTCCAGAGCCTAGGTGTGGTTTATGGGGACATGGGAACTTCTCCCCTCTATGTGTTCTCCAGCACCTTTACTGGCGGGATCAAGGACACAGATGACCTCCTTGGTGTCATGTCCCTGATTATCTACACTGTGCTCCTCCTTCCATTGATGAAATATTGTTTCATTGTCTTGAGAGCTAATGACAACGGTGATG GCGGAACATTTGCACTTTATTCCTTGATATCTCGGTATGCTAGGATTAGCTTGATACCGAACCAACAGGCTGAGGATGCAACAGTCTCTCACTACAAGTTAGAGTCCCCCACGAATCGTGTCAAGCGGGCTCACTGGATTAAGGAAAAGATGGAAAACAGCCCAAAATTTAAGGTCATACTTTTCCTAGtgacaattctagcaacatcaatGGTTATTGGTGACGGTGTGCTAACTCCATGTATTTCAG TGCTTAGTGCAGTTACGGGAATCAAGCAATCAGCAAAGTCGTTAACTCAAG GACAAATTGCTGGCATCGCAATCGGCATTCTGATCGTCCTCTTTCTTGTTCAGCGCTTTGGCACCGACAAAGTTGGTTACACATTTGGCCCAGTAATCTTTATATGGTTCATCTTAATTGCTGGCATTGGGATTTATAATCTGATCACACATGATACTGGCATTCTGAAAGCATTCAACCCAAAATATATAgtggaatatttccaaagaaaTGGGAAGGATGGCTGGATTTCGCTTGGAGGTGTTATCTTATGCATTACAG GAACCGAAGCAATGTTTGCTGACCTTGGTCACTTCAATGTGAGAGCAATTCAG ATTGGCTTTTCTGCAGTTCTGCTCCCATCAGTATTGCTTGCTTACATGGGACAGGCTGCATATCTCCGCATCTACCCTGAAGATGTTGCAGATACATTCTACAAATCACTCCCAG GTCCATTATATTGGCCAACATTTGTGGTGGCAGTGGCTGCTGCTATAATTGCAAGCCAAGCTATGATTTCTGGTGCCTTTGCAATCATCGCTCAGTCCCAAGTTCTTGGTTGCTTTCCACGGGTTCGTGTCACCCACACTTCAAAAAAGTATCATGGGCAGGTCTACATCCCTGAAATCAACTATGCGTTAATGATCTTATGTGTAGCCGTGACAGCTATTTTCCAAACTACAGACAAGATCGGCAATGCATATG GCATTGCTGTCGTGTTTGTGATGTTCATAACAACACTTCTAGTCACACTGGTAATGGCAATGATATGGAAGACAAGTCTGCTGTGGATTGCACTGTTTCCAATAATATTTGGCGGTGCAGAGCTTCTGTACTTATCCTCAGCATTCTACAAATTTGTAGAAGGTGGCTACTTGCCACTAGGTTTTGCAGCAATTTTGATGCTTATAATGGGCACATGGCACTATGTTCATGTTCATCGGTACAAATACGAGCTCAAGAACAAAGTGTCAAACAACTATGTGGCAGAGTTGGCAACAAGGCGAAATCTCGCTAGGCTGCCAGGAATAGGCGTTCTGTACTCTGAGCTTGTGCAAGGAATCCCACCCATATTGCCCCATCTGGTAGAGAAAGTACCTTCCATCCATTCAGTTCTTGTGATTACCTCAATAAAGTTCTTGCCAATCAGCAATATAGAAACAAATGAAAGGTTCCTCTTCCGATACGTGGAACCAAGAGAATACAGGGTATTCCGATGTGTGGTGCGCTATGGTTACAACAATAAAGTAGAAGATCCAAGGGAGTTTGAGAACTTGCTTATTGGGAACTTGAAGCAATTCATCCATCAAGAATCACTCTACAGCGAAAGTAGTCATTCCCTTGCAGGAGAAGATAATGCAATGGAAGAATCAGGAGATGCAATGGAGCCTTCCGTGGAAGTTCAAGATGCAAGGTTACCGAAAAGGTTTGTGGATGGAATCACTGCTAGCCCAGTGAACGGGTGCATGGATGAGATAGAGTTTATTCAGAGAGGGATGGATGATGGTGTTGTCCATCTGCTGGGAGAAACTAACGTGGTGGCGGAGCAGAATGCCGGTTTGGTGAAGAAAATAATAGTTGACTACGCCTACAATTTCATGAGGAAGAACTTCAGGCAACCAGAGAAGATCACATGTGTCCCTCATAACAGGTTGCTGCGGGTGGGAATGACATATGAGATCTAG
- the LOC123440746 gene encoding putative glycerol-3-phosphate transporter 1 has translation MSTGSIGAAVGPLLTGYISARSWSGVFTMLMASVLILIVGLLLSRLVVAEISAKMAASRRPDGSASDLPVSSLEEP, from the coding sequence ATGAGCACGGGATCCATCGGCGCCGCGGTGGGTCCGCTCCTGACGGGGTACATCTCGGCCAGGAGCTGGAGCGGGGTGTTCACGATGCTCATGGCGTCGGTGCTCATCCTCATCGTCGGCCTGCTGCTGTCGAGGCTGGTCGTGGCGGAGATCTCGGCCAAGATGGCGGCGTCGCGGAGGCCCGACGGCTCAGCCAGCGATCTGCCCGTGTCGTCGCTGGAGGAACCGTAG
- the LOC123440747 gene encoding uncharacterized protein LOC123440747, with translation MDVHSAPVAARRMWGYLRAVFFMMRKGKRKLLLGAHLLIKRRNKAVSRSVASLLSHHHAGGRALRRREYEFSCSDSPDPGSFSMRRLAFPCLGAADDDVDLPGRLHAAPATPPRHLIEYYAHAAAAASPGTSSPGALMAREESELALGDDEECTPAGMSPLVPGAADGGFSVRVSNFSTDEVDGDQLGLGEAVDDEAEEFIARFYAQLRRQNHVGLLPYHLQEAAA, from the coding sequence ATGGACGTGCACTCGGCGCCggtggcggcgaggaggatgTGGGGCTACCTGCGGGCGGTCTTCTTCATGATGCGCAAGGGCAAGCGCAAGCTGCTCCTCGGCGCGCACCTCCTCATCAAGCGCCGCAACAAGGCCGTCTCCCGCTCCGTCGCCAGCCTCCTCTCCCACCACCACGCCGGCGGCCGCGCGCTGCGCCGCCGCGAGTACGAGTTCTCCTGCAGCGACAGCCCCGACCCGGGCTCCTTCTCCATGCGCCGCCTCGCCTTCCCCTGCCTCGGCGCCGCCGACGACGACGTGGACCTGCCCGGCCGCCTCCACGCCGCGCCCGCCACGCCGCCGCGGCACCTGATCGAGTACTACGCCCACGCGGCGGCCGCGGCGTCCCCCGGGACGTCCTCGCCCGGGGCGCTGATGGCGCGCGAGGAGTCGGAGCTCGCGCTGGGGGACGACGAGGAATGCACGCCGGCGGGGATGTCGCCGCTGGTGCCCGGCGCGGCCGACGGCGGGTTCTCGGTGCGGGTGTCCAACTTCTCGACGGACGAGGTCGACGGCGACCAGCTGGGCCTAGGCGAGGCCGTGGACGACGAGGCGGAGGAGTTCATCGCCCGCTTCTACGCCCAGCTGCGCCGCCAGAACCACGTCGGGCTGCTCCCGTACCACCTCCAGGAAGCCGCCGCGTGA